GGCGGTAGATTCAGCATTTGGAGTGTCTGGAGTAGGGTGTGCAATTTGGTTTGGCATCATCGTTGTTAAGATGGCAGAACTTTGTCTGATTACTCCGCCAATTGGCTTGAACTGCTTTGTTGTTGCGGGCGTTAGACCTGAATGCTCGGTACAAGACGTATTTCGAGGTTGCTTACCGTTTTTTGTCGCTGACGTGATCACCATTGCCGTGTTATTAGTGATGCCAGGAATTGTTCTGTGGTTGCCGAGCTTAATGGGGTATACCTAGTTCGATCTAGACTCGTGTGTTAGTCGCTAAAGAATAGGAGTGCCTCGATTAAGTCGAGGCATTTGTTGTTCGTCTTGCGATAAATCAATTGTCTTTGTTTTCACGCCAAGTAATCGTGACTTCTCGAACACCCCATTGTTTGGCGCTCTCAACATCATTACCCATATAGATATCAATCTTTTTAGTCCATCGCTTGTTCATTTTGTCTAGCACTCGATAGGTTCCTTTAAACCCTTCGATGGTGACTTCTTGATTATGGTCTAAGCCAAGCTCAATTAGATCTCTCGATACCGCAATTGACCTCATACCTGGCTTGAGTGTGTCTCCCCAAGCTCCAATGTTTGGGGTCGAATCTGTCTCACCGACGGCAGAGGTGTAGGCACTCGCCGTGACTCGGAGTTTTTTCTCAGTAGAAGCGAATGTCACTAAAGGAACAAGTAAAGTTAGGACTAGATAGCTAAGCGATTTCTTCATCTAAAACCGTGTACTTAAAATGGGAAGGTTGAAGTAAGTATAGCTTTGTATTGTGCTGTGCCTGTCAGGCAAGCGTTTGATGAAGGAGAGGAAAGGCACATAGCGGCTTTATGCGCTATGCACCTAACCAAGGGATTATCTTGTTTTGCACTCAGTGAAAACAACTTCGGATAACCCTTCCTCCGCTTGTTTTACGGTATCTGCACACATGGTTTTGGTGAACGATTTAGTATCGTTGAAGTTGTATCCAATTGATGAGCGAGTATCGTAATTGGTGAAGAGGAAGTCACCGCTATCGTGGTTGTAGACGAACTGAGTCCACGTCGCATAAGTTTCACCATTCTCAGGGTCGATCAGATCTTGTGGGATCAGGTTACCCGCGTTGTATGTGCTTAGTAGCTTGCCGCGAGTTTGTGCCCAGCTGGCATCTTCTTGGAACGTGACGTGCTGAGTGTTAAATAGGCCACGTAGGTTGCGGTCTAGTGAGCTAATTGAGCTTGGGATGCCTTTCGCCGCTATATCGTCGAGATTTACTTTCTCAACGTATGCACGGTGATCTTGTTGCAGTGGCGAGTTCGCCATAACACGCAGGTCAGACTTGGTGTCACCACGGTAAACGACCATCTTGCCGCCTTTGTTTAGCTGAAGCAGTGCGATGTCTCCGGACTTATCTTGGATAGAAATATGCAGACCGTGCTGTGTGCCGTGTAAACCATCTTTCCAAGCGATTTGCCAGTCGTTGTTGTTGAATGCTTTAACGGCTTCTTCTGTCGTCGCGTAATTTTCTGTTATGTAACGAATTACATCGAGGAAGCTGACCGCTGGCGCGCCATTATCTTGGTAATCTGCAATAAACTCAGCTGAATCGTACATATAGAGCAGTGAAGCAGCGAGTCCTTCAGAATTGATGGCATCGGATGCGACTCCGCCGAAGACATCCCATTCCATCTGTGAAATAGCGTGAAACTTGGTGGTCCACGTCATCGCGTTTTTGTAGCTTGGCGCTTCTGAGCTGTTACTTATGCCAACAGGATTCACTTGGGCTACATTGCCTAACTGCTCTCCCCAATCTAATGAACGAACCGTAGAGACACCATGCGGCGTATCGAGAGTGAAGCGTGAACATGCATTAGCCGCGCCAGCAGTTAGTGCTAACGCAGTTGCCGTTAGAGATGCGATTGCCAATTTATTTAGTGTTAGTGCTTTCATAACAAACCTCAAAGTTGGTTGATATTGGTAACTTGAGTCTATTATTTCAATTTATTTAGCGATGAAAAGCTGCTAAGGCTAGGTAAATCCCCTATGATGTTTATTGAGTGTACAGCAGAGGAAGTGTGGTGTTATGCCAGCATCTTTAGATCAGTTAAGAGCATTTGTAGCAACCGTAGAGAATAAGGGGTTAGCTCAAGCCGCGAGAAGCCTTGGAAAGCATGTTTCCACAGTTCGGGAGCAAATCAACAATTTAGAAATAGACACGGGTATTACGCTATTTGATCGATATCCTCGCTCTCTAGAGGTTACGTCTCAAGGTGAACAGTTATATAAATCCGCGACAGCCATGTTGAGAGAAGCGTCGCTATTTGATGCCAATGTCGAGAGCATATTACAGGGTGTCCCAGAAAAGCTGACTTTTGCTTTAGACAGTGGTTTAAAGGAACCCGCGGTTGATGCAATCATCGCAAGGTTTGTCGAAGCGTTTCCACATTTATCTCTGCAGGTACGCACCGGTGACACCCTACAGATAAAGGCATGGGCATTAGAAGGGGTCGTAGATATCGGACTTATATTTAACACGCTGCAACTGCACACCGAGCTGAGCTCTGAAAAAGCCTATGCGTTTGGGGTTAACTGCGTTGTACCTTGTTCATGGAACCTGCCGGAACAAGCTGATACCAGTTCTCTTTTAGATAAGTTGCAGCTAAGTCTCTCTTTTTTAGACGAAATAGGCGTTCGAAACGCTGATATTACAAGTCACCGCTTTATGTTGTGTAATGATGCCGTACAAATATTGAATCTAGTTAAGGCAGGTGCCGGTTGGGGCTACTTGCCAAACTTTGTTTGCCAAACGGCGATTCAAAACGAAGAGGTAAGGCTGTATCAACCTACACCAGATAGTATTTCAGATTGGAACACGAATCTGGTTTGGTCGAAACAAAACATTCTCAATCCAGCGATGAGGTGGCTTGTGAATGAAATACAAAAGTTACCTAAGTATCGCTAGTCGACTTCATGTACGGTGCCAGTATCAAGAGATAGTTCTTGAATAGCTGAGATAGTCACAACACAAGCTTTTTGTATCAGTGTACTCTCAGCGCCATTAAATCTGGTGAAGCATTGGTTTGTCGTATTCAAAACATGTAACGCTTTACCTCGCTTTGTATTGAATTCTCGTTTCATGATAGGTAACTCAGGCAGCTTCCCTTGCAGAGCTGCTCTTAATTTATGTCGGTTGAAAAGGTGTTTGTGGCTCTCAAGCGTTTGTGTTAGTTCTCGTAAGTGAGCAAGTGTCGTCTCTTTCATGTGAATCTCATTCAAACAAGCGAGTTATTGGCTAGGTTTACAACTGACAAGCGGAGGAACCTAGCTTGCCAGTTGGGGTTGGTACATTGAAGAATCAATCAACTGCTTAGAATTGGTAGTCTTGGTATTGCTCTTTGCTTCTAAACAAACTTTTAGCGCTGTACTTCACGTTGGAAAAATCAATAGAATCTACGTCGATTTTACGAATATCCATATTATCGTAGGTGCGGAAGTAGTAATCTTTATTCGCGATATCTACGACATTAGAGTACGACGTGAACTGTGGTACTTCAGCTGACGCGAAACGCCAATACAGGGTACCCTGTGGGATATCTACCGCGTTGACCATAGACCATGCACGATTAACGCCGTCAAAATCCGTTTTTAGTTGGCTTTGATCCATTGTGTAATTGAAACCAACCATCTTTTGGAATCGTCCAATGGGTGAATAGTCAAATGCCGCAAATGTTTCTTCAGAGAAACGTGCTTTTGCAGAGTGATAGCCATCGTAGCCATCAAGCATCATTCCAGCGAGTGCTTCTTGCTCGTGATACGCTGGATCATTAGTCATCACGCCAAGTTTGTTTTCTGTAATTACAGGAAAACCAGTTCCGTCAAGATACTCAACAACAATGGCACGTTTTCCATCGTTGAAGGCGTAGTGCATACCAAGATGCAAGCCGTCTACAACGTCGTAGGCCGCGACGGATACTTTGGTAGACTGAAGTATCTTTTCTGCTTCATCGACGGATCTTGCGTTGGCGAGAACATAGCGCACCACATCACCAGAGCGAATATCACCTTGCCCTTCATCGGCGAACACTGCACCTGCAAGCGCGAGCGCTTCACCGCTAAGTCCATGTTCGTTCAGAGCCGAGCTAAATAACTCCTCGCCATGTTCTATACCAACAAAACCATGAGTCGTTTTGCTTTCGGAGAATACATGTCCGCGGGGGACAACCGCAATTTTACCTTTTAACTCACCGGGCCATTCCATAGTTCGACCAATGAATGTATTTCCATTGTCAGTGGAAAAATTAAAGTTAGTGCATGCGTTTGCGATGCTTGAAACGCCAGCCATTGCTATAGCCGAAATAGATAGAGCAAGTAGTTGTTTTTTCATGGTAGTCCTCGGAACAGGTCAATGTCACTTTGTGTATGGAGCGTATTATGGATGTTATTATCCCTTTTAAAAACTCGTATAAGAATGATATTTTCCTGCTATAGTTTATGCCAAGGAGGGGCTATGAATTTTTCATTGGATCAGATCTCTGCTTTTGTCTCAACTGTAGAGGAAGGCAGTTTCAAAAGCGCGGCAATTAAACTCAACAAGCATTCAACGACGGTAAGCCAACAAGTGGCATCGTTAGAGATTGATCTAGGCTTTGCATTGTTTGATAGGCAGGTAAGAAAGTTAAACCTTACCGAACAAGGGCGGCTTTGTTATGCCAACGCTAAGGGGGTAATGGTTGAAGCATTGCATCTGCAGAGTAAAGTCAGTGGCTTGCTCTCTGATGTACCAGCAACGTTTACGGTTGGTCTAGATACAACAGTGCGTGATAGGCAATTGGTTAGATGCGTCAAAGATCTCGCGGATAAGTTTCCAACGATTGATATTACGATTTTACATGGGGACGCGGTATCCATAATCGATATGGCCGAACAAGGTAAAGTAGATGTTGGAATAGTTAACTCTCTATTTAAGGCGCACCGCTCTCTTACTATGGTGCCACTTTTTAGCTATGAAATAGTGTCGGTCGCCAGCTCAAAGTGGTTAGGGGAGCAAAGGGTTAAGTCAGAGTCCGAAGTTCGTATCTATCCTCAAATCGTTATGCAATATATTCAGAAAGCAAGCAGTCTAAAAGGGCATATTTTTAGTAATCGATGCTATACGGCGCAAAGTTTAATGGACCAGTTGGACATGGTGAGTATGGGCATGGGATGGGCAATCGTACCTAAGTTCCAGGCGTTGGATATGCTTGATAGCGGTGACCTTGTCGAGTTTAAGATAGAGGGAGGCAAAAACATTAACTGGAGTGCTGAGCTTATCTACGGGGCCGATAAAGCAATGAACCCCGTTCTAGCGAGGTTCATTGAAAATACGTCTTCACTGACGAATCGTTAGACAAGAGAACTTAAATTGAGAGCTCGTGAGTGCGTCACAAGCTCTCAATTACTAATTACTGACACGACCCCCAAACAATCTGACCACCTTTACGTCCTTGCTGATAGATGTCCGCACAGGACTCTTGCTTCATTCCTGCAATATCATCGATATTAAATGAAAGCTGACCTGCATAACCTTCGTTGTAGTAAGTAATGCCGCCTGTCTCTAAGCTATACACAAAGGTCTCCCATGTCGCATAACTTTCATTGTTCGTAGGATCGATGACATCTTGAGGGACTTTATTACCAAAATCGAATACCGCTTTCATTTTTCCTCGTACATCAATCCAATCCGCATTAGCTTGCGGTGTCCAGTCGGTGTTGCTTGTGACATAGATTCCACGAACATTACGATCGCGTGAGCTAATTGAACCTGGCAAGTTTTCGGCATCATTCATATCAAATGTAGCGGTATAGGCTCTATGATCTTGTTGAAGTGGGGAGTTTGCCATTACGCGGAGATCGGTTGTTACGTCGCCGCGGTGCACGACCATTTCACCACCTTTGTTGAGCTGAAGAAGTGCAATGTCGCCGCTTTTATCTTGAATGGAAACATGGAACCCATGCTGATGACCGGCAATGCCCGTTTTGTAGGCAATTTGAAACTCGCCTTGCTCAAAAGCTCTCACTGCTTCGTCAACAGTGGCATAGTTTTCAACAATGTACGGCACGATATCAGAAAGGTGTACTGCAGGAGTGCCGTCATCTTTAATGTCTTTGATGAAGTCTACACTGTCATGCATATACAACATTGACGCTGAAAGACCATCGGTGTTTATTGCTTCGCCAGTCGTATTATGGAAGGTTTTTACCTCTTCGAATGAAACAGTGTTGTGCTTTACTGTCCATGATTTCGCATTTTTATACTCAGGAACTGGCTTGGTTTCACGCTGTGTGTCCGTTACTTGAACGTGGGCGATCGATTGCAGTTCGCTGCCACCCCAATCATAAGAGCGTGCTATCGAAATACCATGTAGGTCACCTGTATTTTGGATAATTCGCGAGCAAGCATGCGTGCTCGTAGAGATAGATGCAATTGAAGCAGTTGCTGCAATAGCGATGGCTAGCGTGTTCAGATTCTTTTTCATTTCACGGATTCCAAATAAAAGTCATAGGACGTTAGGGGATGGTGTTTTCAGTTCATAGTTAACTGATGAATTGATTATGGCGGGTCTATTGCTTATTCTGAACGGGCTCAAGAGTGGGAAAACCCCGCCCTTAAGTCATGTATCGAACATGGTGACTGAAAGGTAATGCTAATGGCGATGACTCTAGAACAACTGAATGCTTTTGTAGAAACGGTTGAATGTGGCAGTTTTAAACAGGCTAGCGCTCGACTTGGAAAACACAAATCCACAGTAAGTGGATTGATTGCCAACCTAGAAGCCGAACTGGGGATGGAGCTTTTTGTCCGTAAGCCTCGTTCACTAGAGATAACAGCTAAAGGCACAGAAATTTATCGATATGCACTCTCTGTGCTACGAGAGTGCGACTTACTCAGCGTGAAAGCGAATAGCTTGTTAGAAGGCATGCCCTCGAGATTAACGTTGGCCATAGACCATGACTTGATGGGGAGTGATGTCAGCGCGATCTGCGCAAAAGTCATTAAAAAGTTCCCAGCGATAGAGCTTAATGTCATTGCAGTAGATCCTATGCAAGTTAGAAGTCATGTTGTGAGTGAACAAGCTGATATTGGCTTTGGTATCTCATTGTTCAGTGGCAATCATGAGTTAACGATTGCAGATGGCTACTCGTTTGATGTTGCTTGTGTTGCTTCTCCAAATCTCGACTGCAGGGATAAGGTGCTCACACTAGATGAAGTCAGAGGTATGTTGCAGATATCGGCAAGGTTTATGAAGCAAACAAGTCGCGAAGATACTCACAACCTGAGCAGCAGGAATATTTACAGTAACAGTTCGAAAAACACTTTGCAGTTGTTGGGGCAGGTAGATGCATGGGCGATGGTACCTGAGTTTTTGTGCTCTCAACAGCTAGGCGATGGTCAGCTAGACAAAATGTACATATCGTCAACAGCATCAAAAAGACCGAATCAATGGTCAACGGAGATTAGTTGGCTTACCGCGAAGCCGGTCAATAGTGCGATGGATTACGTCATCGAAGAGCTAGCAAGATTGCCTAATCGATAAATACCACTTTTGGCCGAAGATTCGGATGGCTGACTTTCAAAATTAATTTGAAACTCTATTAACGGCTAACTGGTTTTTTATTGTGAGTGGCTACTGTAGCCTTGGACAAAAGTAGGTAACAAAGGAATCTTCCTATGAGTATTGTTCAAAGTGCTAAATCTCGTTATTCAACCAAAGCATTTGATCCTGCGGGCCGTCTTTCCCTCGAGCAAATAGAGGCAATCAAGGAGTTATTGCGTTTCAGTCCATCAAGCGTGAACTCCCAACCTTGGCATTTTATGATCGCCGGTAGCCCAGAAGGAAAAGCGCGTATCGCTAAAGCAATGCAAGGCGATTACATCTACAACTCGGACAAGGTGCTTAACTCGTCTCATGTGCTTGTATTCTGTACAAAAGTAGATATTGATGACCACTACTTAAACCTTTTACTTGAAAATGAGGAAAGGGATGGTCGTATTGCCAATGACCAGGCGAAGCAAGGTCAGCACAAAGTGCGCAGCTACTATGTTGATATGCATCGTTCAGAGCTCAAAGACGTGCAACACTGGATGGAAAAACAGGTATACCTAAACCTAGGGACCGTGTTGCTCGGCGCGTCCACATTGGGTATCGATGCCGTTCCAATGGAAGGATTTGATTCTGAGATACTGGATAAAGAGTTTGGCTTGAAAGAAAAGGGCTACACGAGTTCTGTAGTGGTTCCTCTTGGTGTTCGAAGTGAAGAGGATTTCAATGCGAAGCTTCCTAAGTCGCGCCATGAGGCCGAATACTTATTTAGCGAGTTCTAGAGCAAGAACAGAAAATTATTGCCAGCCAAAAGCTCGATTAGTTAACGAGAAATCGTTGCACTTTGTCTAGCTGAAGCTGGCATTTATGTTTAAGAAACGAACGGAACTCTTTGATGATAGGTCTCAACTGACGTTTGTCTGCACACACCATGTAGAGTGGGGCGGGTTCCCCATGCCAGTCAGGAAGCACTTTCTCTAACGTTCCGTCTATTAGGTCCTGACTCGCGTCAATCAGTGACTTATTGGCGATGCCTTTGCTTTTGAGTGCCATCCTTCTGACTACGTCACCATCATTGGCAAGGAAGGAGCCCTTCACTGTTATCACTTGTTCTTCATCGCCTTTGGTCAAAGGCCATTTGTTGTGTATCGCATCCGCTAACATGAAACTGATGCAATTATGGCTGAGTATATCCCTAGGCACTGAAATAGGCGGGTTATCTTTGATATAGCGAGGGGTCGCGCATAACAAACGTAGATTCTCTGTGCATAGAGGCGTCGCAATCATGCCTGAGTCTGGAAGTTCTCCATAACGAATCGCGATATCTACGGGCTTGCTATACATATCGATGAGTTGATCTGAAAGTTCAAGCTTTACTGTTACGTTATTGTGTAGCTGGGTAAATTCATCGATCCAATCTAACAATAGATTTCTACCAAAATCCGACGGAGCGGTTATGTAGATATTGCCGGTAAGCTCCCCTCGAGCACTGGCGATCTCTTCAACTCCCTGGTTCAACGTATCTAGAGCAAGTACCACTTTAGAGAGAAACCGTTCACCTTCACCCGTTAAGCTTAAACTGCGTGTGGTTCTCACGAAAAGAGGAAAGCCGACTTGCTCTTCTAAGCGTTTGATTGACGCACTCACGGCCGCTGGGGTCATATTTAATTGGTTAGCCACTTTTGAAAAATTGCCAAGTTTGGCTGTTTCGACAAATAGTGTGAGCTCGTTGAGTGCTTTCATTTGGTCATCAAGTCGTGTCAGGTCTTAGAACCAACTTAGCGCAACTAGTATGGTTTAGTACAGCTTTGCAAGGTGCTTAAACCGTGAAAACGCTACTTAAGCTTGTGTCAGCTAGCAAGTTAGAAAAAGTTTGCAAAACAGAACTGCTGCGGGATAGGTGATTGGTAGCACGATAGATACGACAAAGCCCTTGTAAAACAAGGGCTTTGTCGTAAAAAGTGGCGGAGAGATAGGGATTTGAACCCTAGAACCGCTATTAACGGTTGCCGGTTTTCAAGACCGGTGCTTTCGACCACTCAGCCATCTCTCCGTTGTTGGCGCTCATAATAGGGGGGACGGAGTTCGCTGTAAAGAAAAAATTTCATGACTTTGGTTTGACTGCTTTAAAAGTGATCACATTGATTAAATCGTCTTCGATGTGTTGATTGGTGACAGTAGCGTTAGCTAGGCAAACGATTTCATTGCGTAATCAACATGATCAATTACTCAAAATAAAATAATGTTTTTTATTGATAAGTCATTGAAAATATAAAATAAAACGATGTTCAGAATACGCTTGTGCGCTCGAAATTGTTTGCGTGATTAAGGGGTTTGCTTCAAAATATTAGGGTTAGTTCTCGCGAACTGTGATTTGAGGTCAAGATGAAAGTTGTAAAATTGTTTAAACAAAGAGCTGATTCTATCAAGCATCAGTCTGAGCTTATGCAATGGATGTCGCCAGCGATTAGAGAGTATTGGACTGAGTTTGTAGACAAAACAAACCACAGCAATTTCTTAGCGTGGGTTCGAGACTATCACAAGCCAGCGGTTAATGAACCAGAAGTTGCACAGGTCGAACCAGAAATTGTGCTCAAGCCCGCAGCTCAAGAGCTGTTTGATGAGCTTCAAGAGAAGATAGGTGAAGTTATCCACGAGGGTAGCTGGATCCATGTTGGGCAGGAGCGTATCAATCAATTTGGCGCTGTCACTGAAGACAATCAGTGGATCCACACCGATCCGGAGCGAGCAGAGCAAGAGTCTCCGTTCAAGACGACGGTTGCACATGGTTTCCTTACATTGTCTTTATTGCCAGCACTAACGGATAGCGTCGACCCAGATAAGCCACTTTTTCCGACTGCGAAAATGATGGTGAACATCGGCTTGAATCAGGTTCGCTTCCCATATCCTGTAAAAGTCGGCAGTAATGTTCGTGCGAAAAGCACTTTAGTCAAAGTAACGCCGATTAAAAAAGGCCTTGAGATTGAACGCGAGATCCGTGTAGAAATTGAGGGTATTCGACGTCCAGCGTGTATCGCGACGTCAGTGATTCATCTTCACTTTTGATGATAAACATTGAGTTTTATGAAGCCCAGCCTTTAAGCTGGGCTTTTTTGTGCATGTTTGCCTTCATATTAACGCCAAATATCTATCTGTGGTTCACATAGCAAACGTGGTAGTTAATGTTGAGCCGCTCAAAGTGCTTCATCCATCGTTTTTGATTGTGTTGAAGTTTATCGCCTGGCCCTTTTACCTCGCACCACATAAAGTCTCCGTTTTTAAATGCAATGACATCAGGTTGGCCTGCTCTGTATGCACGAATATCTTCAAGAATCACCTCAAATAGTCCAGCTAGCTGTTGGTAGCTTATGGTATACATCGCTAACTCTATCCAAGATGCATCGACTAACTCCCAAAGAATGAATGGGTTCTGGAGACCATTTTTGTTTAGATGTACGGCGACTAGCTGTGTGATACCTTCACTTCTAATCTGGCTAAGACGATCTTCGATAAGGACACTTCGGCTGTCTATAAACTCTTTTCGATAGAGGTCAAGAGGCTGACGTTGATAAGGGTTGATAAATGCGCCTTCAACAGGCGCAAACAAGATATCCCAGAACGCTAGACCAAATAGCGTGTTGAGAAACTGGTTTTCAAGATAAAACGCATCCCATCCTTCGGCTTTAAGGGCTTCCGCAACAGCAACTTCGACTCGACAATTTGTAAGGTCTAACTGGCGATAGACTTCCGGTAGCGTCGAAACTTGCTTTTTTGGTAAAGGAATACCAAGTTTCTTTTTTAGCGGAGAAGCGATGCGCTCTGCCACCTCAGACTCGTCAGTACTATACGGGTCAGCCAGCATCATTTTTGTGATAGATAAAGCCTCTTCTTGTCTTCCTTGAGCTTTAAGAATGCGTGCTTGTCTTTCTCGAGATGGCGGGATGTTACTTTGCTGGAATAGCGCGAGAGCTTCATCTAGTGCCCCGCAACGCTCTAAGTCTCGAGCTACGGAGTTGATGAGTTTCTGGTACATTCTTTTGGCATGTTTGCCGTGAGGAGCGGGAAGTAATTGAGAGAATTCAATCAAATCTTCTCGTGATTTACGGTTTATCTCTTCGTAGCGTAGTGACATCTCACTGATGCAAAAAGACGAATCCAGCTCTTCTCTGGTATGAAATAAGCGTGTTTTCACTGAAATTTCATACTGTTCGAATTTGTGAATGCCGAGATTTTCAAGTACAAACTGAGCAAACTCTTGGTATCGATTGCCAAAAAACAACAAACAAAACATAGGAAGAATTTGGTTATCCACAAGCCTGATGACTTGAAATGGTAGCGTTGAAACCGAGTGGGGCATCTGTTCAGGCAAGAGTGCCACCAGCTCACTTTTACGGAGTGATTTGGGTAATTTGGGGAATAAAGCCAGAAGCTCCGGTTTAGTAAGAAGTGTGTCTGCTAATAGCTTTGGAGAGTCGGGAAGGGCTAGATCTACAAAACCAGAGAGAGCTAGATTGGCAAGCAGTGTCTCTGGATTCGTGAGTTCTGAATAACGTAACTTATCACTTCTAAACCACTCACCTTTACGGGTCATCATTCGGACTAGTAGACATTGTTCGTCTTCTTCCAATGCGTAGAAACGAGCGAGCCACTGTTGCTCAGATTCATTTAACAGGTCTTGATATAAGTCTTTTACTCCCGAAAGAAGTGTCGTGAAGTTAGTTAGATAGTATTTGGGTTCTAGTACCACTGAAGGTGTGTGGGTCACGGCAATACCTGAGTGTTAACTGTTTGAAATAGCTCGCATCGACGCATTAAATAATATGCAATTCAATGTGTAGTGTTTCATTGCTCTTCTGATCATCGTAGCGTTTAGCCATATTAGTCGCAAGTAAGGTAATACGATGAAAAAACTACAAGCTTGGTTTGCATCTTGGGCTTTGTTATTACTCATAGGGTGCTCTTTAGAAAATGATACACCAATCAAACCTGACCCAGGTTGGAAGATAGACAAGCTTGATAATGGCTTAACCGTCAGCCGTTACTATAAATCGGGTCAACCTATTACTCTGCGACTTGTCGTTCATGCCGGGAGTCTTCAAGAGACGACGCAACAGACTGGCTATGCACACTTTTTGGAACATTTGTTTTTTCGTGTAGAAGATGTACCTCAGCAGAAGGCAGCGAAAGATGCTCTTTTTCAAGCAGGGGTGAGCTTTGGCCCAGATCTTAATGCTTTTACATTCAACGAGTACACGAGTTATGAGCTGGCTATAGACAATGTAGATATGCTAAATGACGCGCTTACATGGTTAGCGTACGTTGCAGATGCTATGCACATTACTCAAGCGATGATAGAGCAGGAAAAAGGAGTAGTGCTGGGTGAAATGCGATTGAGACGTCCGGACCCGTTACCATACGGTCAAAAGATTTATGATCATCTGTTGATCGGTACACCTCTTGGTTCACACGATATTATTGGTAATCGAGAGTCGATAGAGAACGTTGATATTACTGAGCTGAAGGCTTTCTATAAAAAATGGTATCAACCCCAAAACATGGAATTAATGATTGCTGGCGATTGGGAGCAAAGTGAGTTGCTCGCTATCGTAAATAGCTACTTTGCTGATATTCAAAAAGGGGAGCAGCCGAGACGCGTTCTCATAGACCCCGTGAAGTTCAACGATACCCCATTGGTTTCTGAAGCAT
This is a stretch of genomic DNA from Vibrio maritimus. It encodes these proteins:
- a CDS encoding 3D domain-containing protein; the protein is MKKSLSYLVLTLLVPLVTFASTEKKLRVTASAYTSAVGETDSTPNIGAWGDTLKPGMRSIAVSRDLIELGLDHNQEVTIEGFKGTYRVLDKMNKRWTKKIDIYMGNDVESAKQWGVREVTITWRENKDN
- a CDS encoding linear amide C-N hydrolase: MKALTLNKLAIASLTATALALTAGAANACSRFTLDTPHGVSTVRSLDWGEQLGNVAQVNPVGISNSSEAPSYKNAMTWTTKFHAISQMEWDVFGGVASDAINSEGLAASLLYMYDSAEFIADYQDNGAPAVSFLDVIRYITENYATTEEAVKAFNNNDWQIAWKDGLHGTQHGLHISIQDKSGDIALLQLNKGGKMVVYRGDTKSDLRVMANSPLQQDHRAYVEKVNLDDIAAKGIPSSISSLDRNLRGLFNTQHVTFQEDASWAQTRGKLLSTYNAGNLIPQDLIDPENGETYATWTQFVYNHDSGDFLFTNYDTRSSIGYNFNDTKSFTKTMCADTVKQAEEGLSEVVFTECKTR
- a CDS encoding LysR family transcriptional regulator, with the protein product MPASLDQLRAFVATVENKGLAQAARSLGKHVSTVREQINNLEIDTGITLFDRYPRSLEVTSQGEQLYKSATAMLREASLFDANVESILQGVPEKLTFALDSGLKEPAVDAIIARFVEAFPHLSLQVRTGDTLQIKAWALEGVVDIGLIFNTLQLHTELSSEKAYAFGVNCVVPCSWNLPEQADTSSLLDKLQLSLSFLDEIGVRNADITSHRFMLCNDAVQILNLVKAGAGWGYLPNFVCQTAIQNEEVRLYQPTPDSISDWNTNLVWSKQNILNPAMRWLVNEIQKLPKYR
- a CDS encoding linear amide C-N hydrolase, which translates into the protein MKKQLLALSISAIAMAGVSSIANACTNFNFSTDNGNTFIGRTMEWPGELKGKIAVVPRGHVFSESKTTHGFVGIEHGEELFSSALNEHGLSGEALALAGAVFADEGQGDIRSGDVVRYVLANARSVDEAEKILQSTKVSVAAYDVVDGLHLGMHYAFNDGKRAIVVEYLDGTGFPVITENKLGVMTNDPAYHEQEALAGMMLDGYDGYHSAKARFSEETFAAFDYSPIGRFQKMVGFNYTMDQSQLKTDFDGVNRAWSMVNAVDIPQGTLYWRFASAEVPQFTSYSNVVDIANKDYYFRTYDNMDIRKIDVDSIDFSNVKYSAKSLFRSKEQYQDYQF
- a CDS encoding LysR family transcriptional regulator; its protein translation is MNFSLDQISAFVSTVEEGSFKSAAIKLNKHSTTVSQQVASLEIDLGFALFDRQVRKLNLTEQGRLCYANAKGVMVEALHLQSKVSGLLSDVPATFTVGLDTTVRDRQLVRCVKDLADKFPTIDITILHGDAVSIIDMAEQGKVDVGIVNSLFKAHRSLTMVPLFSYEIVSVASSKWLGEQRVKSESEVRIYPQIVMQYIQKASSLKGHIFSNRCYTAQSLMDQLDMVSMGMGWAIVPKFQALDMLDSGDLVEFKIEGGKNINWSAELIYGADKAMNPVLARFIENTSSLTNR
- a CDS encoding linear amide C-N hydrolase, with translation MKKNLNTLAIAIAATASIASISTSTHACSRIIQNTGDLHGISIARSYDWGGSELQSIAHVQVTDTQRETKPVPEYKNAKSWTVKHNTVSFEEVKTFHNTTGEAINTDGLSASMLYMHDSVDFIKDIKDDGTPAVHLSDIVPYIVENYATVDEAVRAFEQGEFQIAYKTGIAGHQHGFHVSIQDKSGDIALLQLNKGGEMVVHRGDVTTDLRVMANSPLQQDHRAYTATFDMNDAENLPGSISSRDRNVRGIYVTSNTDWTPQANADWIDVRGKMKAVFDFGNKVPQDVIDPTNNESYATWETFVYSLETGGITYYNEGYAGQLSFNIDDIAGMKQESCADIYQQGRKGGQIVWGSCQ
- a CDS encoding LysR family transcriptional regulator, whose product is MAMTLEQLNAFVETVECGSFKQASARLGKHKSTVSGLIANLEAELGMELFVRKPRSLEITAKGTEIYRYALSVLRECDLLSVKANSLLEGMPSRLTLAIDHDLMGSDVSAICAKVIKKFPAIELNVIAVDPMQVRSHVVSEQADIGFGISLFSGNHELTIADGYSFDVACVASPNLDCRDKVLTLDEVRGMLQISARFMKQTSREDTHNLSSRNIYSNSSKNTLQLLGQVDAWAMVPEFLCSQQLGDGQLDKMYISSTASKRPNQWSTEISWLTAKPVNSAMDYVIEELARLPNR
- the nfsB gene encoding oxygen-insensitive NAD(P)H nitroreductase, giving the protein MSIVQSAKSRYSTKAFDPAGRLSLEQIEAIKELLRFSPSSVNSQPWHFMIAGSPEGKARIAKAMQGDYIYNSDKVLNSSHVLVFCTKVDIDDHYLNLLLENEERDGRIANDQAKQGQHKVRSYYVDMHRSELKDVQHWMEKQVYLNLGTVLLGASTLGIDAVPMEGFDSEILDKEFGLKEKGYTSSVVVPLGVRSEEDFNAKLPKSRHEAEYLFSEF